The following are from one region of the Littorina saxatilis isolate snail1 linkage group LG4, US_GU_Lsax_2.0, whole genome shotgun sequence genome:
- the LOC138963634 gene encoding receptor-type tyrosine-protein phosphatase epsilon-like — protein MPASIGLDVVVCEEGIVLDTETEKPYNTAFLVGVIVGVLVIVVFAAVLIVVIRRRRSICNHDSTKGKATEMQSSRVSTISGNENPPTSQNDPSQSSDPADKSSDKSEADVYAVAIPKSKRPRNVIYENVTLPFKAHKPGSQEPNTVTSSTTVQQNGTKKTKTTNKREGKPPTAPKPTQGRLSNAGPQTSPDLLPYDEEEDFKVTDAMYANEELYANIKPTGIRVDKLQQTVVNKLRDGSLEEEFMRMIPRKDFTLTNGERKENYYKNRYNSILPYDKNRVELEQVDGDDASDYVNASFVRGYKLEKAYIAAQGPRDNTVDDFWRMVWQEGVTDIIMLTNVKEGNKPKCYEYWPAQGDRLTTGHMEVTGVEEETRAHFVIRTFDLKRAQGSEKRRVKQYHYQSWMDHEVPATTPLVNFWRYVRSRAPRSAEAPPLVVHCSAGVGRTGTFIALDIVIDHAQQRAEVNIYNTVNRLRDDRCLMVQNKGQYAFLHEAVVEAYMSGDSRIQMSNMDTVLPHTVTQHTPSDMIDNEFETLCNMRDLLTSPSYTTANLKENRAKNRNPNALPNDQHLVYLTKHVKGRNQYINAVYMATFLQQRGSIMTQLPLPDTLVDMWRLVDGCDVNTIVSIGDMKRKKNMCCYWPKKVESPITTGPYTISLQSVAKLGDTLYSYTLQMRNDDTSREVRVLHYAGWTGQVADNMADLVHLLTTLHTSHHDRGGKPLIVQCIDGASQSGVVCALLDVISRMTCDAELDVYMAVRQLHTVRPEALTSVEQYRFCYAVAHHFKNAQNIYANT, from the exons ATGCCAGCAAGCATCGGTCTTGACGTTGTCGTGTGTGAAGAGGGCATAGTATTAG acacagagacagaaaagccGTATAATACAGCATTCCTGGTTGGTGTCATCGTTGGTGTTCTGGTCATCGTTGTCTTTGCTGCTGTTCTCATCGTTGTCATCAG ACGACGCAGAAGCATTTGCAACCATGACAGCACAAAGGGAAAAGCGACAGAGATGCAAAGCAGCAGGGTGTCTACAATCAGCGGCAATGAAAATCCCCCTACCTCTCAAAACGACCCTTCGCAATCTTCTGATCCTGCAG ACAAGTCCAGTGACAAGAGCGAGGCTGACGTCTACGCAGTTGCGATTCCGAAATCCAAACGGCCACGTAACGTCATATACGAAAACGTCACTCTCCCTTTCAAAGCACACAAGCCCGGATCACAAGAACCTAACACTGTTACATCCAGCACGACTGTTCAACAAAACGGCACCaagaagacaaaaacaacaaacaagagagAAGGGAAACCACCAACAGCACCCAAACCAACTCAAGGGAGATTATCCAACGCGGGACCGCAAACTTCTCCAGACCTGTTGCCGTACGACGAGGAGGAGGACTTCAAGGTGACGGACGCGATGTATGCAAATGAGGAGCTGTACGCCAACATCAAGCCGACAGGGATCCGTGTGGACAAGTTGCAGCAAACTGTGGTCAACAAACTGCGGGACGGGTCGCTGGAAGAAGAGTTCATG CGAATGATCCCGAGAAAGGACTTTACACTGACGAACGGGGAGAGAAAGGAAAACTACTACAAAAACCGTTACAACAGTATCCTGCCCT ACGACAAGAACCGGGTGGAGCTGGAACAGGTGGATGGGGACGATGCCTCGGACTACGTCAACGCCAGCTTTGTCAGG GGATATAAACTGGAGAAAGCTTACATCGCTGCCCAAGGACCGAGAGACAACACAGTGGACGATTTTTGGCGTATGGTGTGGCAGGAGGGGGTCACTGACATCATCATGCTCACCAATGTCAAGGAGGGAAACAAG CCCAAGTGCTACGAGTACTGGCCGGCCCagggagacaggctgaccactGGACACATGGAGGTGAcgggggtggaggaggagacCAGAGCTCACTTCGTCATCAGGACCTTTGACCTCAAACGAGCTCAG GGCTCAGAGAAGCGGCGTGTGAAGCAGTACCACTACCAGAGCTGGATGGACCATGAGGTGCCCGCCACCACGCCCCTTGTCAATTTCTGGCGTTACGTGAGGTCACGTGCTCCGCGCTCGGCGGAAGCCCCGCCCCTTGTTGTGCACTGCAG cgCTGGAGTTGGCAGAACCGGAACCTTCATCGCGTTGGACATAGTCATTGATCATGCGCAACAGAGGGCGGAAGTGAACATCTACAACACCGTGAACAGGCTGAGGGATGACCGATGTCTCATGGTGCAGAACAAG GGCCAGTACGCGTTTCTTCACGAGGCAGTGGTGGAGGCCTACATGAGTGGAGACAGCAGGATACAGATGTCAAACATGGACACCGTCCTCCCACACACAGTCACCCAGCACACGCCTAGCGACATGATTGACAACGAGTTTGAG acACTGTGCAATATGCGTGATTTGCTGACAAGCCCATCCTACACCACGGCCAACCTGAAAGAGAACCGTGCCAAGAATCGCAACCCCAATGCCTTACCAA aCGACCAGCACCTGGTGTATCTCACCAAGCACGTGAAGGGCAGGAAccagtacatcaacgctgtctACATGGCG ACGTTCCTTCAGCAACGAGGCAGCATCATGACGCAACTTCCGCTGCCAGACACCCTGGTTGACATGTGGAGACTGGTGGACGGATGTGACGTCAACACCATCGTCAGCATTGGTGACATGAAAAGAAAGAAG AATATGTGTTGCTACTGGCCTAAAAAGGTTGAGTCACCGATAACAACCGGACCCTACACCATCAGCCTCCAGTCTGTGGCTAAACTGGGAGATACCCTTTATAGCTACACGCTTCAAATGAGAAATGAT GACACCAGCAGAGAAGTGAGAGTGCTGCATTACGCGGGGTGGACAGGACAGGTGGCAGACAACATGGCGGACCTGGTTCACCTTCTGACCACTCTGCACACGTCACACCACGACAGGGGAGGCAAGCCTCTCATCGTGCAGTGCAT